Proteins encoded by one window of Chondromyces crocatus:
- a CDS encoding serine/threonine protein kinase, with the protein MSEDREEFEKRLGTVLRGKWRLDRLIGIGGMAAVYAATHSIGRQEAIKILHPDIARNKDLRARFEREAQAVNKFHHPGVVEIRDIDVTDDGVPFLVMELLDGEPLWDRAQRLDGIDAPELLRITDELLDVLAAAHDQGIIHRDIKPDNLFLLRDGRIKVLDFGIAHLRDGVRTELRTRAGATLGTVSYMAPEQVKGTGVDQRSDLFSVGATMFRIVTKRRLHEARTDSELLVKMATQPAPRLGTIARGAPPGLCLIVDRALAFEKERRYPDARTMQQDVRSARRGELPSYAMAQLSEGHLPGTAAPSPAVGVPSAPPQRGSLPSLPSSVIAGGGAAIQASFAPTLIQDAGSEISLGSPPTDSPASTTNAAASAPLPSTPHPGHAQPPQPHRGASGVASTLTATATYDDPTGAQRRTLHIGILLSVLGVLVTLLLVGALWFALRDDDTTPAPSSPDKPANALPSSDATPDSAFSTTPPEHAPSPSAAPFASTNLSTDTAPQPVPLAQAPVGKATATSAQGNGTSPKVFEVDLPNVGKIKLNTKKKK; encoded by the coding sequence ATGAGCGAAGACAGAGAGGAATTCGAGAAGCGCCTCGGCACCGTCCTCCGCGGTAAATGGCGCCTCGATCGGCTCATCGGCATCGGTGGCATGGCCGCCGTGTACGCAGCGACGCACTCCATCGGGCGCCAAGAGGCCATCAAGATCCTCCACCCCGACATCGCGCGAAACAAGGACCTCCGCGCCCGCTTCGAGCGTGAAGCGCAGGCCGTCAACAAGTTCCACCACCCCGGCGTCGTCGAGATCCGCGACATCGACGTCACCGACGACGGCGTCCCCTTCCTCGTCATGGAACTCCTCGACGGCGAGCCCCTCTGGGACCGCGCCCAGCGCCTCGACGGCATCGACGCTCCAGAACTCCTCCGCATCACCGACGAGCTTCTCGACGTCCTCGCCGCGGCGCACGACCAAGGGATCATTCACCGCGACATCAAGCCCGACAACCTCTTCCTCCTCCGTGACGGCCGCATCAAGGTCCTCGACTTCGGCATCGCGCACCTGCGCGACGGCGTCCGCACCGAGCTGCGCACCCGCGCTGGCGCCACGCTCGGCACCGTCTCGTACATGGCCCCCGAACAGGTGAAGGGCACGGGCGTCGACCAGCGCTCCGACCTCTTCTCCGTCGGCGCCACCATGTTTCGCATCGTCACGAAGCGCCGCCTCCACGAAGCCCGGACCGACTCCGAGCTGCTCGTCAAGATGGCCACCCAGCCCGCGCCTCGCCTCGGCACCATCGCCCGCGGCGCGCCGCCAGGCCTCTGCCTCATCGTCGACCGCGCCCTCGCATTCGAGAAAGAACGCCGCTACCCCGACGCACGCACCATGCAACAGGACGTTCGCTCCGCCCGCCGCGGCGAGCTCCCTTCCTACGCCATGGCGCAGCTCTCCGAAGGCCACCTCCCCGGCACCGCGGCACCTTCGCCAGCCGTCGGCGTCCCCTCAGCTCCTCCCCAGCGCGGCTCCCTTCCCTCGCTCCCGAGCTCCGTCATCGCGGGCGGTGGCGCGGCGATCCAGGCCTCCTTCGCCCCCACCCTCATCCAGGACGCCGGCAGCGAGATCAGCCTCGGCTCCCCGCCCACCGACAGCCCGGCCTCGACGACCAACGCGGCAGCCTCCGCGCCCCTCCCCTCCACCCCTCACCCTGGCCACGCACAACCGCCCCAGCCCCACCGGGGAGCTTCGGGCGTCGCCTCCACGCTCACCGCCACCGCCACCTACGACGACCCGACCGGCGCCCAGCGCCGCACGCTGCACATCGGCATCCTCCTCAGCGTGCTCGGCGTCCTCGTCACCTTGCTCCTCGTCGGCGCCCTCTGGTTCGCCCTCCGCGACGACGACACCACCCCAGCGCCCTCGTCTCCGGACAAGCCCGCGAACGCCCTCCCCTCCTCGGACGCGACCCCTGACTCAGCCTTTTCCACCACGCCTCCCGAGCACGCTCCCTCCCCGAGCGCCGCGCCCTTTGCCTCCACCAACCTGTCCACCGACACGGCGCCGCAGCCCGTCCCCCTCGCTCAGGCTCCAGTCGGCAAAGCCACGGCCACCAGCGCCCAGGGCAACGGCACCTCGCCCAAGGTCTTCGAGGTCGACCTCCCCAACGTCGGCAAGATCAAGCTCAACACCAAGAAGAAGAAGTGA
- a CDS encoding deoxynucleoside kinase, which yields MSHSRPRIIAVAGTMGAGKSSLVEWLRQRFGMVPFFEPHDENPYLVDFYDDMHRWAMQSQLFFLVQRFQIHRSIDRKVVEDTRPIVQDRTIYEDAEIFAAHLHRAGYMDDRDWATYQSFYQALREEIRPPDLMIYLRCPLKTLVKRIRHRGRAFERKIPRAYLASLEALYEEWFARYDLSPSLVIETDRLDYIERLFDRLELEEAIRKAVAL from the coding sequence GTGAGCCACTCCAGACCCCGCATCATCGCCGTGGCAGGCACCATGGGAGCGGGCAAATCCAGCCTCGTCGAGTGGCTTCGCCAGCGCTTCGGCATGGTCCCCTTCTTCGAACCCCACGACGAGAACCCCTACCTCGTCGACTTCTACGACGACATGCACCGCTGGGCGATGCAGTCGCAGCTCTTCTTCCTCGTCCAGCGCTTCCAGATCCACCGCAGCATCGACCGCAAAGTGGTCGAGGACACGCGCCCAATCGTCCAGGACCGCACCATCTACGAGGACGCCGAGATCTTCGCTGCCCACCTCCATCGCGCCGGCTACATGGACGATCGCGACTGGGCGACATACCAGTCCTTCTACCAGGCCTTGCGAGAGGAGATCCGGCCTCCCGATCTCATGATCTACCTCCGCTGCCCGCTGAAGACGCTGGTCAAACGCATCCGGCACCGGGGTCGCGCGTTCGAGCGCAAGATCCCACGCGCCTACCTCGCTTCACTCGAAGCGCTCTACGAAGAGTGGTTCGCGCGCTACGACCTCTCGCCCAGCCTCGTCATCGAGACCGACCGCCTGGACTACATCGAGCGCCTCTTCGATCGTCTCGAACTCGAAGAGGCCATCCGCAAGGCCGTCGCGCTGTAG
- a CDS encoding DUF3634 family protein, producing the protein MPLAVPLALLLLAALVLAIGIARANELFCVRVQGRHVRLLRGRLPQRLLDDIVDVLRAQHIHRATVRAVVEDRRPRVYVDGDISPEQSQRLRNVVSMWPLAKIRNAPPRR; encoded by the coding sequence GTGCCGCTCGCCGTTCCTCTCGCCCTACTGTTGCTCGCCGCGCTCGTGCTGGCGATCGGGATTGCCCGAGCCAACGAGCTGTTCTGCGTGCGCGTGCAGGGTCGGCACGTCCGCCTCCTCCGAGGCCGGCTTCCCCAACGCCTGCTCGACGACATCGTCGACGTCCTCCGAGCCCAGCACATCCACCGTGCAACGGTCCGCGCTGTGGTTGAAGATCGCCGCCCTCGCGTATACGTCGATGGAGACATCTCACCGGAGCAGAGCCAGCGCCTCCGCAACGTCGTCTCCATGTGGCCGCTGGCGAAGATAAGAAACGCGCCGCCGAGGCGCTGA
- a CDS encoding ABC1 kinase family protein, with product MADQKPKDKPPTSKLGRLARLASLAPRAIPFAVEGAKRALGQPRTEEDQAAARKKMTAEVKKTAEAMLKTLGEMKGLPLKFGQMASYIDGLAPPGYEEKFQGALKRLLDKAPPLSPEAAEQMVFQEFGALPADVFATWEREPFAAASIGQVHRAATHDGAHVAVKVQYPGMDKAIENDLKSVAMLETMVAPIAKKLHIGQTLDEFRKVFLDELDYAREAEMTDLFRRLHSDDPDIYVPRVHHGLTTRRVITTELVDGIGYAEFCETASQEARNRAGMALWGFTLRTLLRHGVLYADPHPGNYRFRIDGRVTVLDYGCIKIAPPELVAGMKRYMLAAMDEDWTEFDRAIVEELGYDPKDETWELYRDYTLELLLPVTTRGTWVCSKENAREAVAFLSRGMKKIVLKDDAALPVVPYVPKMPQDFTFVNRLQWGLASVLAGMRTEGNFRAVTEPWVRGGMHPLPE from the coding sequence ATGGCCGACCAGAAGCCCAAGGACAAGCCGCCCACTTCCAAGCTCGGGCGCCTCGCTCGCCTCGCCAGCCTCGCTCCCCGCGCGATCCCCTTCGCCGTGGAGGGAGCCAAGCGTGCCCTCGGGCAGCCGCGCACCGAGGAGGATCAGGCTGCTGCGCGCAAGAAGATGACCGCCGAGGTCAAGAAGACCGCCGAGGCCATGCTCAAGACCCTCGGCGAAATGAAGGGATTGCCCCTCAAGTTCGGCCAGATGGCGAGCTACATCGATGGCCTCGCCCCCCCTGGCTACGAGGAGAAATTCCAGGGCGCCCTCAAGCGCCTGCTCGACAAAGCTCCGCCCCTATCGCCAGAGGCAGCCGAGCAGATGGTCTTCCAGGAGTTTGGCGCCCTTCCCGCCGACGTCTTCGCCACCTGGGAGCGTGAGCCGTTTGCCGCGGCCAGCATCGGCCAGGTCCATCGCGCGGCGACCCACGACGGCGCCCACGTCGCGGTCAAGGTGCAGTACCCCGGCATGGACAAGGCGATCGAGAACGACCTCAAGAGCGTCGCCATGCTCGAGACCATGGTCGCCCCCATCGCGAAGAAGCTCCACATCGGCCAGACCCTCGACGAGTTCCGCAAGGTCTTCCTCGACGAACTCGACTACGCGCGCGAAGCGGAGATGACCGACCTGTTTCGGCGCCTCCACAGCGACGATCCCGACATCTACGTCCCTCGCGTGCACCACGGCCTCACGACCCGCCGTGTCATCACCACCGAGCTCGTCGACGGCATCGGCTACGCCGAATTCTGCGAGACCGCCTCGCAGGAGGCCCGCAACCGCGCCGGCATGGCCCTCTGGGGCTTCACCCTCCGTACACTGCTTCGCCACGGCGTCCTCTACGCCGACCCGCACCCGGGCAACTACCGCTTCCGCATCGACGGCCGGGTCACCGTCCTCGACTACGGGTGCATCAAGATCGCACCGCCCGAGCTGGTCGCCGGCATGAAGCGCTACATGCTCGCTGCCATGGACGAGGACTGGACCGAGTTCGATCGCGCGATCGTCGAGGAGCTGGGCTACGATCCCAAAGACGAGACCTGGGAGCTGTACCGCGACTATACGCTCGAGCTGCTGCTCCCCGTCACCACGCGCGGCACGTGGGTCTGCAGCAAAGAGAACGCGCGCGAAGCCGTCGCCTTCCTTTCACGCGGCATGAAGAAGATCGTCCTGAAGGACGATGCCGCGCTCCCCGTCGTGCCCTACGTCCCCAAGATGCCGCAGGACTTCACCTTCGTGAACCGCTTGCAGTGGGGCCTCGCCTCCGTGCTCGCCGGCATGCGCACCGAAGGAAATTTCCGAGCGGTGACCGAACCCTGGGTTCGTGGTGGCATGCACCCTCTCCCCGAGTGA
- a CDS encoding DUF4920 domain-containing protein, giving the protein MRVALLLPGLLLSLGLFAGCSKDAPAPTPTPTPEAAQAPAEPKTENTTPKTLEKKQYGAPITEAKTTALTELLSEPAKYNGQTLRTEGVVTAVCKSMGCWMEIGDSKGTAHIKMAGHSFFVPKEASGHRAVVQGKMLGAADEGGSCGAKDGCRDEHEKESGKVAKLEFEATGVEFID; this is encoded by the coding sequence ATGCGAGTCGCGCTCCTCCTCCCTGGACTTCTCCTCTCCCTTGGTCTCTTCGCGGGTTGCTCCAAAGACGCTCCTGCGCCCACGCCCACGCCCACCCCTGAGGCAGCTCAGGCGCCTGCTGAGCCGAAGACGGAGAACACGACCCCGAAGACCCTCGAGAAGAAGCAGTACGGAGCGCCCATCACCGAGGCGAAGACCACCGCGCTCACCGAGCTCCTGAGCGAGCCCGCAAAGTACAACGGACAAACGCTCCGGACCGAAGGCGTCGTCACGGCGGTGTGTAAGTCGATGGGCTGCTGGATGGAGATCGGGGACTCAAAGGGAACCGCACACATCAAGATGGCGGGTCACAGCTTCTTCGTACCGAAAGAGGCCTCGGGGCACCGGGCGGTCGTACAGGGCAAGATGCTGGGCGCCGCCGATGAGGGTGGATCGTGTGGCGCGAAGGACGGCTGCCGGGACGAGCACGAGAAGGAGAGCGGCAAAGTCGCGAAGCTGGAGTTCGAAGCCACGGGCGTCGAGTTCATCGACTGA
- a CDS encoding aldehyde dehydrogenase family protein → MVERSIQSLPLSARRHWISNQEADSRAGETFEKKNPATGELLVTHARGRREDVEAAVASARAAFPGWAKTDPNERARVLWKAGELIMARLEELAHLEVLDTGKPITNAKTIDVPRAADTFFYYSGWATKLHGETIPVRGPFLNYTLREPLGVIGAIIPWNFPLLLAARKVAPALAVGNTVVLKPPEESSLTSLELGRILAEAGLPPGVLNVVTGHGEEAGAALVQHPDVAKISFTGGTETGRVIMRSAADTLKKVSLELGGKSPNIIFADADVTAAARAAVLAAFYNQGEICTAGSRLLVERKIHDQVLEVVSQGASKMQPGDPLDPGTQMGPLVSEAHLGRVLSYIERGQAEGARREIGGSSRGPGYYVEPTVFSGVREDMTIAREEIFGPVLAVIPFDDVDEAARIADATEFGLAAGIWTRDVSKAHGLASRVRAGTVWINTFNRFDAASPYGGVKQSGFGRENGRAVLEELTQLKSVWVALA, encoded by the coding sequence ATGGTAGAGCGCTCCATTCAATCCCTGCCGCTGTCCGCCAGGCGGCACTGGATCAGCAACCAGGAAGCGGATAGCCGCGCTGGTGAGACCTTCGAGAAGAAGAATCCGGCCACGGGTGAGCTCCTCGTGACCCATGCGCGCGGGCGACGCGAGGACGTCGAGGCCGCCGTCGCCTCGGCACGCGCCGCGTTCCCCGGCTGGGCGAAGACGGATCCGAACGAGCGCGCACGCGTCCTGTGGAAGGCAGGAGAGCTGATCATGGCGCGGCTCGAGGAACTCGCGCACCTCGAGGTACTCGACACGGGCAAGCCCATTACCAACGCGAAGACGATCGATGTGCCTCGCGCGGCAGATACGTTCTTTTACTACTCGGGCTGGGCTACCAAGCTGCACGGAGAGACGATCCCCGTGCGCGGCCCGTTCCTGAACTATACGTTGCGCGAGCCGCTGGGCGTCATCGGGGCCATCATCCCGTGGAACTTCCCGCTGCTGCTCGCGGCTCGAAAAGTCGCGCCAGCGCTTGCCGTGGGAAACACGGTGGTGCTCAAGCCACCGGAGGAGTCGAGCCTGACTTCGCTGGAGCTCGGACGCATCCTGGCCGAAGCGGGTCTCCCTCCTGGGGTGCTGAATGTGGTCACCGGGCACGGGGAGGAGGCCGGCGCAGCGCTCGTGCAGCACCCCGACGTCGCCAAGATCTCGTTCACGGGTGGCACGGAGACAGGGCGGGTGATCATGCGGTCGGCGGCGGACACCTTGAAGAAGGTGTCGCTGGAACTCGGGGGCAAGAGTCCGAACATCATCTTTGCCGACGCGGATGTGACGGCTGCGGCCCGCGCTGCAGTCCTCGCTGCGTTCTACAACCAAGGCGAGATCTGCACGGCGGGAAGCCGGCTGCTCGTCGAGCGGAAGATTCATGACCAGGTGCTGGAGGTCGTGTCGCAGGGGGCGAGCAAGATGCAGCCTGGTGACCCGCTCGATCCCGGGACGCAGATGGGTCCGCTGGTCTCGGAAGCCCACCTGGGTCGGGTGTTGAGCTACATCGAGCGGGGCCAGGCGGAAGGGGCACGCCGAGAGATCGGGGGCAGTTCGCGGGGACCGGGGTATTACGTCGAACCCACCGTGTTCTCAGGGGTTCGTGAGGACATGACCATCGCGCGCGAGGAAATCTTCGGGCCTGTCCTGGCCGTGATTCCCTTCGATGACGTGGACGAGGCAGCGCGCATCGCCGATGCGACCGAGTTCGGGCTCGCTGCGGGAATCTGGACCCGCGACGTCAGCAAAGCCCACGGACTGGCATCACGGGTGCGAGCCGGCACGGTGTGGATCAATACGTTCAATCGCTTTGACGCCGCCAGTCCTTATGGAGGCGTCAAGCAGTCTGGTTTTGGTCGGGAAAACGGGAGAGCAGTGCTCGAAGAGCTCACCCAGCTCAAGTCGGTCTGGGTCGCGCTGGCCTGA
- a CDS encoding ferritin-like domain-containing protein: MDLDRMLEQCRRDQWSVSDLDWSGSPRSMSREDEEQIVQLFTDMAGIERLASAMFREQERRVEDPRLKAIFATFIRDEIRHAQTAQMLADFYDVHHFRHYQESESLRAFSSVFVEAIHHLSDDVANAYIVTGELLLDIALLRSIDDHVGDAMSGAAMRLINRDESRHIAIDYYMSAYYASDEYEEKQKLKPKLGLKERAQAASTFSRMLYRAQPFIRDVFLRPMEKLDPRGKRLRAAFKRSQLLGMKEKSARRPFTRFTRSLQAGFENPVLRPVLGDVFVRLSGVGPDFLARLYTDEELTRARGMSYEALADEALEAKQEN; encoded by the coding sequence ATGGACCTGGATCGCATGCTCGAGCAGTGCAGGCGCGATCAGTGGAGCGTGAGCGATCTCGACTGGAGTGGCTCGCCGCGCTCGATGTCGCGTGAAGACGAAGAGCAGATCGTGCAGCTCTTCACGGACATGGCCGGCATCGAGAGGCTGGCCTCGGCGATGTTCCGTGAGCAGGAGCGGCGGGTGGAGGATCCGCGGCTCAAGGCCATCTTCGCGACCTTCATCCGTGACGAGATCCGGCACGCGCAGACGGCGCAGATGCTGGCTGATTTTTATGACGTGCATCACTTCCGGCACTACCAGGAGAGCGAGAGCCTCCGGGCGTTCTCGTCGGTGTTCGTGGAGGCGATCCATCACCTCTCGGACGACGTGGCGAACGCGTACATCGTGACGGGGGAGCTCTTGCTGGACATCGCGCTCCTCCGGTCGATCGACGATCACGTCGGCGACGCGATGAGCGGGGCGGCGATGCGGCTCATCAACCGCGACGAGTCGCGTCACATCGCGATCGACTACTACATGAGCGCTTACTATGCGTCGGACGAGTACGAGGAGAAGCAGAAGCTGAAGCCGAAGCTCGGGCTGAAGGAGCGGGCGCAGGCGGCGAGCACGTTCTCGCGGATGCTGTACCGGGCGCAGCCGTTCATCCGGGATGTGTTCCTGCGCCCGATGGAGAAGCTGGATCCGCGGGGGAAGCGGCTGCGAGCAGCGTTCAAGCGGTCGCAGCTCCTCGGGATGAAGGAGAAGTCGGCGCGGCGGCCGTTCACGCGGTTCACCCGGTCGCTCCAGGCGGGGTTCGAGAACCCGGTACTCAGGCCGGTGCTGGGCGATGTGTTCGTGCGTCTCTCGGGGGTGGGGCCGGATTTTCTGGCGCGGCTCTACACGGACGAGGAGCTGACGCGCGCGCGGGGGATGTCGTACGAGGCGCTCGCCGACGAGGCGCTGGAAGCGAAGCAAGAGAACTGA
- a CDS encoding M13 family metallopeptidase, which translates to MVSKRLPLFLAALGLGCGPGVSSPASLGTSPPPVQPRPSSVEPAVFKTSLESVGLDGASLDRTANPCGDFYQFACGGWLAANEIPGDEASWMRSFSEIAKRNEQELHRILEEASKQASADELNRKVGDFYGSCMDESVREAGGSRPIAALLARAGRVQSPATIGAFIGELHSQRIWALFDIASAQDFKDATKVIAQLDQNGLGLPDRDYYLKDDERSIELRRSYTTHVEKMMQLIGLSERGAKAAAVDVIAVETALARVSKTRVERRDPKGLYNPVDRAQLSKLAPEFPWAAYFKSLGVATTPQVNLTSIPFFEGMSPLLRTVKPVAWQSYLKWQIARSLAPALSKSFADESFRLTSTLTGQKEDLPRWRKCVRSTDAALGELLAQPFIRSNFAGESKQAAERMVHEISRAFATELGRLDWMDDATKQRAREKLDAMAYLIGYPDRWRTYDFTVNRKEYGANVLAARAFETQRDLAKVGKPLDRDEWQMSPPTVNAYYDPQRNHMVFPAGILQPPFYSVKSSIPVNLGGVGMVVGHELTHGFDDEGSQFDGKGNLADWWSPTVGEAFKKRTGCVASQFAEFEALPGLKLNGKLTLGENIADLGGLKLAFQAYRAMRFGAAEVTEASGFSEDQQFFLAHAQAWCGQMRDEALRVMVATNPHSPPRFRVNGPLMNMPEFTEAFQCTAGTPMRPANTCSVW; encoded by the coding sequence ATGGTCTCGAAACGTCTCCCTCTCTTCCTCGCCGCACTTGGACTGGGCTGTGGTCCTGGTGTTTCATCACCAGCTTCGCTCGGCACCTCTCCTCCGCCAGTGCAGCCACGTCCTTCCAGCGTAGAGCCGGCGGTCTTCAAGACATCCCTCGAGAGCGTCGGCCTTGATGGGGCATCGCTCGACCGAACAGCCAATCCGTGTGGCGATTTCTATCAGTTCGCTTGTGGGGGCTGGCTTGCTGCAAACGAGATCCCTGGGGACGAGGCCTCCTGGATGCGCAGCTTCAGCGAAATCGCGAAGCGCAACGAGCAGGAGCTTCACCGCATCCTGGAGGAGGCTTCAAAGCAAGCGTCTGCCGACGAGCTCAACCGGAAGGTCGGCGACTTCTATGGCAGCTGCATGGATGAATCCGTGCGGGAGGCAGGTGGGAGTCGACCGATTGCAGCGCTTCTCGCCCGCGCAGGCAGAGTCCAGAGCCCAGCGACCATTGGAGCTTTCATCGGAGAGCTGCATTCTCAGCGAATCTGGGCTCTTTTCGATATCGCGTCGGCGCAGGACTTCAAAGACGCGACGAAAGTCATCGCTCAACTGGATCAAAATGGGCTCGGCCTACCTGACAGAGACTATTACCTGAAGGATGATGAGCGCTCGATTGAGCTGCGTCGCAGCTATACGACGCATGTAGAGAAGATGATGCAGCTCATAGGCCTCTCGGAGCGGGGGGCGAAAGCTGCTGCAGTCGACGTCATTGCCGTGGAGACCGCACTCGCTCGGGTGTCGAAGACCCGGGTCGAGAGGCGAGACCCCAAGGGCCTGTATAACCCCGTGGATCGCGCGCAGCTTTCGAAGCTCGCTCCTGAATTCCCGTGGGCTGCATACTTCAAATCCCTCGGCGTGGCGACGACGCCTCAAGTCAATCTGACGAGCATTCCTTTTTTCGAGGGAATGAGTCCGCTACTGCGAACGGTCAAGCCTGTGGCCTGGCAGAGCTATCTCAAGTGGCAAATCGCTCGCTCTTTGGCCCCTGCTCTGTCCAAGTCATTCGCGGATGAGAGTTTCCGGCTGACCTCGACACTGACTGGGCAAAAGGAAGACCTTCCTCGCTGGAGGAAGTGCGTGCGATCGACGGATGCCGCGCTCGGGGAGCTGCTTGCTCAGCCGTTCATCCGGTCCAACTTCGCAGGCGAGAGCAAGCAAGCCGCTGAGCGCATGGTGCATGAGATCAGCCGCGCTTTCGCGACCGAGCTGGGACGCCTCGATTGGATGGATGATGCGACGAAGCAGCGGGCTCGAGAGAAACTCGATGCGATGGCGTACCTGATCGGATATCCCGATCGATGGCGCACCTATGACTTCACCGTCAATCGTAAAGAATACGGTGCCAATGTGCTCGCGGCGCGTGCCTTCGAGACACAGCGTGACCTGGCCAAGGTGGGCAAGCCACTCGATCGTGATGAGTGGCAGATGAGCCCCCCCACGGTCAATGCCTACTACGACCCGCAGCGCAATCACATGGTGTTCCCTGCGGGCATTCTGCAGCCGCCCTTTTACAGTGTGAAGTCGAGCATCCCGGTGAACCTGGGCGGTGTCGGTATGGTGGTGGGCCACGAACTCACCCATGGATTCGACGATGAAGGTTCCCAGTTCGACGGCAAAGGCAATCTTGCCGACTGGTGGTCGCCGACGGTGGGTGAGGCGTTCAAGAAGCGCACCGGCTGTGTGGCGTCTCAGTTCGCGGAGTTCGAAGCCCTCCCTGGCCTCAAGCTGAACGGCAAGTTGACGCTCGGCGAGAACATTGCCGATCTGGGCGGCCTGAAGCTCGCATTCCAAGCCTACCGAGCCATGAGGTTCGGGGCTGCAGAGGTCACCGAAGCCAGTGGCTTCAGCGAGGACCAGCAATTCTTTCTAGCCCACGCCCAGGCGTGGTGCGGCCAGATGCGGGACGAGGCGCTGCGCGTCATGGTGGCGACGAATCCTCATTCGCCGCCACGCTTCAGGGTGAACGGGCCGCTGATGAACATGCCGGAGTTCACGGAGGCCTTCCAGTGCACGGCGGGAACTCCGATGAGACCCGCCAACACATGCTCTGTCTGGTGA
- the nadA gene encoding quinolinate synthase NadA produces the protein MTFAGPNPPTLQALDHPPPGASIDPSLDLEEEIQRLKRTRNAVVLAHYYQDSEIQDLADFIGDSLQLAQEAKKTTADVILFAGVHFMAETAKILNPERIVVVPDMKAGCSLADGCPVDRYRAWRQKYPDAVGITYINCSAEVKAESDYICTSSNAEKIVRAIPEDKEILFAPDKNLGRYLVEKLGRPMRLWQGSCMVHETFSLKKIVGLRERHPDAKLISHPECEEPVLRLSDFIGSTTALLKFTIADPATKFIVATESGVVHQMRKASPHKEFIEGPPEGNCACNECPFMRLNTMEKIYLALRDLEPRLEMPEALRERARVPIERMLALS, from the coding sequence ATGACCTTTGCTGGACCCAACCCCCCGACCCTGCAGGCGCTCGATCACCCTCCTCCGGGGGCGTCGATCGATCCCAGCCTGGATCTAGAGGAGGAGATCCAGCGTCTGAAGCGCACGCGCAACGCTGTCGTGCTGGCGCACTACTACCAGGACAGTGAGATCCAGGACCTGGCCGACTTCATCGGCGATTCGTTGCAGCTGGCCCAGGAGGCGAAGAAGACGACGGCGGACGTGATCCTGTTCGCCGGCGTTCACTTCATGGCAGAGACGGCGAAGATACTGAATCCCGAGCGGATCGTGGTGGTCCCCGACATGAAGGCAGGGTGCTCGCTCGCCGACGGATGTCCGGTGGATCGCTACCGAGCGTGGCGGCAGAAGTACCCCGATGCGGTGGGCATCACGTACATCAACTGCTCTGCCGAGGTGAAGGCCGAGAGCGACTACATCTGCACGTCGTCAAACGCAGAGAAGATCGTTCGCGCGATCCCCGAGGACAAGGAGATCCTCTTCGCCCCCGACAAGAACCTGGGCCGCTACCTCGTGGAAAAGCTGGGGCGACCGATGCGGCTCTGGCAGGGGAGCTGCATGGTCCACGAGACGTTCAGCCTGAAGAAGATCGTCGGGCTACGCGAGCGACATCCCGATGCGAAGCTGATCTCGCACCCCGAGTGCGAGGAGCCGGTGCTCAGGTTGTCGGATTTCATCGGTTCGACGACCGCGCTGTTGAAGTTCACGATCGCCGATCCAGCGACGAAATTCATCGTGGCGACGGAGTCGGGGGTGGTGCATCAGATGAGGAAGGCGTCCCCTCACAAGGAGTTCATCGAAGGTCCCCCCGAGGGGAACTGTGCATGCAACGAATGCCCGTTCATGCGGTTGAACACGATGGAGAAGATCTACCTGGCGCTGCGTGATCTGGAGCCGCGTCTCGAGATGCCGGAGGCGCTGCGTGAGCGCGCGAGGGTCCCCATCGAGCGCATGCTGGCGCTCTCGTGA